Proteins co-encoded in one Dryobates pubescens isolate bDryPub1 chromosome 4, bDryPub1.pri, whole genome shotgun sequence genomic window:
- the GDE1 gene encoding glycerophosphodiester phosphodiesterase 1 isoform X2, protein MHDDTVERTTDGSGRLQDLTFDAVRKLNPSAKHRLWSKFQGEKVPTLREAVVESMQHNLTIYFDVKGHANQAVEALRQLYLEFPQLYNSSVVCSFLPDVVYKMRQADRNVVTALTHRPWHLSHFGDGTPRFSSFWKHYLYMVMDVILDWSLHSFLWRFCGVSAFLIQKNFVSQEYVRHWASKGIQVVAWTVNTFAEKSYYETVLESSYITDSLVEDCDPHY, encoded by the exons ATGCACGATGACACAGTAGAAAGGACAACTGATGGCTCCGGACGACTGCAGGACTTGACTTTTGATGCAGTTAGGAAGCTCAATCCATCTGCAAAACATCGGCTGTG GAGCAAATTCCAGGGTGAAAAGGTGCCAACTCTGAGAGAAGCTGTTGTGGAGTCTATGCAGCACAATCTTACCATCTACTTTGATGTCAAAGGCCATGCAAATCAG GCAGTGGAGGCCCTCAGACAGCTCTACCTGGAATTCCCGCAGTTGTACAACAGCAGCGTGGTTTGTTCTTTCCTGCCAGATGTTGTTTACAAG ATGAGACAAGCTGACAGAAACGTGGTGACAGCTCTCACACACAGGCCTTGGCACCTGAGCCACTTTGGAGACGGGACGCCCCGTTTCAGTTCCTTCTGGAAGCATTATTTGTACATGGTGATGGATGTCATCCTGGACTGGAGCTTACACAGCTTCTTGTGGCGGTTCTGTGGGGTTTCAGCTTTCCTCATACAGAAAAATTTTGTTTCTCA AGAGTACGTCAGGCACTGGGCTTCCAAAGGAATTCAAGTGGTTGCCTGGACAGTGAACACATTTGCAGAAAAGAGCTACTATGAAACTGTCCTGGAATCCAGCTACATCACAGACAGCCTGGTGGAAGACTGCGATCCTCATTACTAG
- the GDE1 gene encoding glycerophosphodiester phosphodiesterase 1 isoform X1 codes for MLCYGDGLLSSLTALLGAALALSRSPVLACLVTAGFYLVLHLFSLEPAAPQSAQRVLRPHGTAARIAHRGGAHDAPENTLAAIRQAAENGATGVELDVEFTADGVPILMHDDTVERTTDGSGRLQDLTFDAVRKLNPSAKHRLWSKFQGEKVPTLREAVVESMQHNLTIYFDVKGHANQAVEALRQLYLEFPQLYNSSVVCSFLPDVVYKMRQADRNVVTALTHRPWHLSHFGDGTPRFSSFWKHYLYMVMDVILDWSLHSFLWRFCGVSAFLIQKNFVSQEYVRHWASKGIQVVAWTVNTFAEKSYYETVLESSYITDSLVEDCDPHY; via the exons ATGCTGTGCTATGGGGACGGCCTGCTGAGCTCGCTTACGGCGCTGCTGGGGGCGGCGCTGGCACTAAGCCGCAGCCCGGTGCTGGCCTGCCTGGTGACGGCCGGTTTCTACCTGGTGCTGcacctcttcagcctggagcccGCCGCGCCTCAGAGCGCCCAGCGCGTCCTGCGGCCCCACGGCACCGCCGCCCGCATCGCCCACCGCGGCGGCGCGCACGACGCGCCCGAGAATACGCTGGCAGCCATCCGACAG GCAGCTGAGAACGGAGCAACGGGTGTTGAGCTGGATGTTGAATTTACTGCAGATGGTGTTCCCATCCTAATGCACGATGACACAGTAGAAAGGACAACTGATGGCTCCGGACGACTGCAGGACTTGACTTTTGATGCAGTTAGGAAGCTCAATCCATCTGCAAAACATCGGCTGTG GAGCAAATTCCAGGGTGAAAAGGTGCCAACTCTGAGAGAAGCTGTTGTGGAGTCTATGCAGCACAATCTTACCATCTACTTTGATGTCAAAGGCCATGCAAATCAG GCAGTGGAGGCCCTCAGACAGCTCTACCTGGAATTCCCGCAGTTGTACAACAGCAGCGTGGTTTGTTCTTTCCTGCCAGATGTTGTTTACAAG ATGAGACAAGCTGACAGAAACGTGGTGACAGCTCTCACACACAGGCCTTGGCACCTGAGCCACTTTGGAGACGGGACGCCCCGTTTCAGTTCCTTCTGGAAGCATTATTTGTACATGGTGATGGATGTCATCCTGGACTGGAGCTTACACAGCTTCTTGTGGCGGTTCTGTGGGGTTTCAGCTTTCCTCATACAGAAAAATTTTGTTTCTCA AGAGTACGTCAGGCACTGGGCTTCCAAAGGAATTCAAGTGGTTGCCTGGACAGTGAACACATTTGCAGAAAAGAGCTACTATGAAACTGTCCTGGAATCCAGCTACATCACAGACAGCCTGGTGGAAGACTGCGATCCTCATTACTAG